Proteins from one Telopea speciosissima isolate NSW1024214 ecotype Mountain lineage chromosome 1, Tspe_v1, whole genome shotgun sequence genomic window:
- the LOC122657855 gene encoding dynamin-like protein ARC5, whose amino-acid sequence METDEGYLRGDLESQSRLYEAYNELHGLAQEFETPFDAPAVLVVGHQTDGKSALVEALMGFQFNHVGGGTKTRRPITLHMKYDPDCELPLCRLVSDTDLTIAQEKSLQEIQAYIEAENMRLEQEPCQFSDKEIIIKIEYKYCPNLTIIDTPGLIAPAPGRKNRALQGQARAVESLVRAKMQHKELIILCLEDCSDWSNATTRRVVMQIDPELSRTVIVSTKLDTKIPQFARSSDVEVFLRPPPRTLDGCILGDSPFFTSVPSGRVGAGHEFVYRSNNEFKQAVFLRETEDVTSLEEKLGRSLSKEERSRIGVSSLRSFLEELLQKRYMDNVPSIIPLLEKEYRSATRKLKEINQELSNVDEVKLKEKGRAFHDLFLTKLSLLLKGTVVAPPDKFGETLQDERVNGGAFACSDGLQFPHKLIPNAGMRLYGGAQYHRAMAEFRFVVGGIKCPPITREEIVNACGVEDIHDGTNYSRTACVIAVAKARETFEPFLHQLGLRLLHILKRLLPISVYLLQKDGEYLSGHEVFLRRVESAFNNFAESTERACREKCMEDLVSTTRYVTWSLHNKNRAGLRQFLDSFAGSEQSTLSSNSTMGAVSQEPSFGQAVNDNKHDSRPRADVKLSHLASGNDSSTCIQTTETRLADLLDSTLWNRKLAPSSERIVYALVQQIFHGIREYFLASTELKFNCFLLMPVVDKLPALLREDLESAFADDLDNIFDITHLRHSLGQRKRELEVELKRIQRLKEKFRQIHEQLSYHQIRARTT is encoded by the exons atggagacgGACGAAGGGTATCTGAGAGGAGACTTGGAAAGTCAATCGAGACTGTACGAGGCGTACAACGAGCTCCATGGACTGGCACAGGAGTTCGAGACCCCCTTCGATGCACCGGCAGTGTTGGTGGTGGGTCACCAGACCGACGGCAAGAGCGCATTGGTGGAAGCTCTCATGGGTTTCCAATTTAACCATGTGGGAGGTGGCACCAAGACCAGGCGACCCATTACCCTTCACATGAAGTACGATCCTGACTGCGAACTCCCGCTCTGTCGCCTCGTCTCTGACACAGACCTTACCATCGCCCAGGAGAAATCGCTTCAAGAAATCCAA GCTTACATTGAAGCTGAAAACATGAGGTTGGAGCAAGAGCCTTGTCAGTTCTCGGACAAGgaaataattattaaaatagAGTATAAGTACTGTCCAAACCTTACCATAATAGATACACCAGGCCTTATTGCTCCAGCTCCAGGTCGGAAGAACCGAGCTTTACAG GGACAAGCTCGTGCAGTAGAGTCTCTTGTCCGTGCTAAGATGCAGCATAAAGAGTTGATCATATTATGTCTTGAAGATTGTAGTGATTGGAGTAATGCTACCACAAGGAGGGTGGTGATGCAA ATTGACCCGGAACTGTCAAGGACAGTGATTGTCTCAACAAAGCTTGACACTAAAATACCTCAGTTTGCACGTTCTTCAGATGTGGAAGTTTTTCTTAGACCACCTCCTCGTACTCTTGATGGGTGCATATTGGGTGACTCTCCATTCTTTACATCTGTGCCATCTGGAAGAGTTGGTGCTGGACATGAGTTTGTTTACAGATCTAATAATGAGTTTAAGCAG GCTGTTTTCTTGAGGGAGACAGAAGATGTTACATCTTTGGAGGAGAAGTTAGGAAGGTCTCtgtcaaaagaagaaagaagtagaATAGGTGTAAGCAGCCTCAGATCATTTTTGGAAGAATTACTACAGAAAAG GTATATGGACAATGTCCCATCTATCATTCCACTGCTTGAAAAGGAGTATCGGAGCGCGACAAGAAAGCTAAAGGAAATAAATCAGGAACTCAG CAATGTAGATGAAGTaaaattgaaggagaaaggaagagcgTTTCATGATCTTTTCCTGACCAAG TTGTCATTGCTATTGAAGGGGACAGTGGTTGCACCTCCTGATAAATTTG GAGAAACATTACAAGATGAGAGAGTTAATGGGGGGGCATTTGCTTGCTCTGATGGTCTCCAATTCCCACACAAGTTAATACCT AATGCTGGAATGCGTCTCTATGGTGGCGCACAATATCATCGCGCGATGGCAGAATTCCGTTTTGTGGTTGGAGGAATTAAGTGCCCTCCGATTACACGGGAAGAGATTGTTAATGCATGTGGAGTTGAAGATATCCATGATGGGACAAACTATTCTAG GACTGCTTGTGTGATCGCTGTTGCAAAGGCTCGTGAGACATTTGAACCCTTTCTTCATCAG TTGGGTCTTAGGCTCTTGCACATATTAAAAAGATTGCTTCCTATCTCTGTTTATCTTCTTCAG AAAGATGGTGAATATTTAAGTGGCCATGAAGTGTTTCTGAGGCGTGTTGAGTCTGCATTCAATAATTTTGCAGAATCTACTGAACGAGCTTGCCGTGAAAA ATGCATGGAGGATTTAGTGAGCACCACCCGTTATGTCACGTGGTCCCTCCATAATAAG AACCGTGCTGGATTGCGTCAGTTCTTAGACTCTTTTGCTGGCTCCGAACAATCCACTTTAAGTAGTAATTCTACCATGGGAGCTGTCTCTCAAGAGCCATCCTTTGGACAAGCTGTGAATGACAACAAGCATGATAGTAGGCCTAGAGCAGATGTGAAGCTTAGTCATTTGGCTTCGGGCAATGACTCGAGCACTTGCATTCAGACAACAGAGACAAGGCTGGCTGATCTTTTGGACAGCACGCTGTGGAATCGGAAGCTTGCTCCCTCATCTGAAAGGATTGTTTATGCCTTGGTACAACAGATATTTCATGGCATTAGAGAATATTTCCTGGCTTCCACAGAACTGAAG TTCAACTGTTTTCTTTTAATGCCGGTGGTTGACAAGTTGCCTGCACTTCTTCGGGAAGACTTAGAATCTGCCTTTGCAGATGACTTGGATAATATCTTTGACATCACTCACTTGCGACACTCATTGGGACAGCGGAAGCGAGAATTGGAAGTTGAGCTGAAGCGG
- the LOC122649134 gene encoding probable calcium-binding protein CML44, with amino-acid sequence MCLLGFSDLKKLFSKIDINNDGVVSIDELTQLLDKVSVYITADELEGIVGKTTLNLQEFVAFYDSISVQLTQEEEEEEEEERSDDDEEEEKYLLEEAFKVFDLNHDGFISCEELKIVLLRFGLLGESSDGDCNKMICRFDLNSDGKLDFEEFKHMMLLNASQ; translated from the coding sequence ATGTGTCTCTTGGGTTTCTCTGATTTGAAGAAGCTGTTCTCAAAGATCGATATCAACAACGATGGAGTTGTAAGCATCGATGAGCTAACACAACTCTTAGACAAGGTTAGTGTCTATATCACAGCAGACGAGCTCGAAGGAATCGTGGGAAAAACCACTCTAAACCTACAAGAATTCGTTGCTTTCTATGACTCCATATCGGTTCAGCTtacacaagaagaagaagaagaagaagaagaagaaagaagtgatgatgatgaggaggaggagaaatatTTGCTTGAGGAGGCCTTCAAGGTGTTTGACTTGAACCATGATGGGTTTATTAGTTGTGAGGAACTTAAAATTGTGCTTTTGAGATTTGGGTTGTTGGGTGAATCTAGTGATGGGGATTGCAACAAAATGATTTGcaggtttgatttgaactctgATGGAAAGCTTGATTTCGAGGAGTTTAAGCATATGATGTTGCTAAATGCTAGTCAGTAA
- the LOC122657892 gene encoding probable calcium-binding protein CML44: MPHLSYGDLQRIFKKLDLNGDGYVSISELHWVLDRVGIWTSQEELEYTLERDNLDLEEFIRFYDESIAAKIRSDGEDDEAEDDEERDRLDLVEAFKVFDLNNDGFISSEELQSVLSRLGLWEESKGDCRSMIRKFDTNSDGLLDFEEFKAMMLLTTP; the protein is encoded by the coding sequence ATGCCTCACCTTAGCTATGGTGACCTGCAGAGGATATTCAAGAAGCTTGACCTGAACGGCGATGGCTATGTAAGTATTAGCGAGCTTCATTGGGTATTGGACAGGGTTGGTATCTGGACAAGCCAAGAGGAGCTCGAATATACTTTGGAGAGAGACAATCTTGATTTAGAAGAATTTATTCGATTCTATGATGAATCGATAGCAGCAAAGATAAGAAGTGATGGGGAAGATGATGAAGCAGAGGatgatgaggagagagataggcttGATCTTGTGGAAGCTTTCAAGGTATTCGACCTGAACAATGATGGGTTCATCTCTAGTGAAGAACTCCAGAGTGTGTTGTCGAGACTTGGGTTATGGGAGGAGAGTAAGGGAGATTGTCGAAGTATGATTCGAAAATTTGATACCAATTCAGATGGGTTGCTTGATTTCGAGGAATTCAAGGCTATGATGTTGCTTACAACTCCATGA